GTGGCGCCGTATCGGTTCGGGCATCTACGACTCCCGGGCGGCATCCGCGAGGTAATCCTCGGGGCGGTGCCGGACAATAGCCCCCTCGACCAGATAAATGACGTCTTCCGAGATATTCGTCGCCAAGTCGGCGATTCGTTCGAGATGCCGCGAAACGCTCAGCAGGTGGCTGAGCGAGTCGATATCGCCGGGGTGCTCATGCATGCTCTGCTTCACCAGCCCGTACATTTCCCGGTTCAGGGCGTCTACTGCGTCGTCATCGGCGCATACCTTGCGCGCCAGGCCGGGCGACAGATTCACGAGCGAATCAAGGCTCCACTTGAGCATGTCTTGCACCTTGTCCGCCATCGACGCAAAATCGAGATGCACCTTCACCGGCGGCTGTTCGGAAAGGTACAGGCCGCGCTCCGCGATGTTCACGGCCTCATCCCCGATCCGCTCGAGATCGTTGTTGATTTTGAGAACGGCGATGATGAAGCGCAAATTGATCGCAACCGGCTGGTAGAGAGCCAGAGTCTTGAGACACTCTTCCTCGATATCCACCTCGAGTTGATCAATGGCGTCGTCGTTGGCAATGGTCTGCTTCGCCACTTCGCCGTCGCGTGCGATCACCGATTGCACCGCGAGCCGGACGTTCTCTTCAACGCGCCCGCCCAGCACAAGAATGTTCTTCTTGAGGCTCTTGATCGCCTTCTCCAGATGTATTGACATGGCATTCTCCTCGATTATCCGAACCGGCGTGTTACGTAATCGTCCAGAAGGGGGATATAACCGATGTGCTCCATGTGTTCGTCCGTCTGCATCCCTCGATCCTGCGTCATCAGTACCTGTCCTTTCAGCTTCCTGGCGATGCGCTCGCCTGGAATGGCAGCCGTCACGCTCAGGACCAGCACAAGCGCCAAATGCACAAGAACCATACCAGATTGTACCTGGCGAATCTCATTGACCGCCTGATGCCTCGCGACCCGGCTGTGACCGGGGCACGGCTGTGACCGGGGCACGGCAGCGCCGGCATCGGGTAGTCAAATGCTGAACAGGTTCGAGCGCTTGCCCCGGGTCCGCAACCGTCGTGAAGAATGACCTGCGCGGTCTCGCCCGCCACGAATCAACCCCATAATGACGGGCTCCAATAGCGCGCCCCAAGGCCCTATAACCCACCAAAGGCCAATGACTTGCGCAGGACGTCGATTGCCGGTGCGGGACA
The DNA window shown above is from Candidatus Hydrogenedentota bacterium and carries:
- the phoU gene encoding phosphate signaling complex protein PhoU, coding for MSIHLEKAIKSLKKNILVLGGRVEENVRLAVQSVIARDGEVAKQTIANDDAIDQLEVDIEEECLKTLALYQPVAINLRFIIAVLKINNDLERIGDEAVNIAERGLYLSEQPPVKVHLDFASMADKVQDMLKWSLDSLVNLSPGLARKVCADDDAVDALNREMYGLVKQSMHEHPGDIDSLSHLLSVSRHLERIADLATNISEDVIYLVEGAIVRHRPEDYLADAARES